One window of the Allosaccharopolyspora coralli genome contains the following:
- a CDS encoding amino acid permease, with protein MTTTNPRETLAQRVSRRKPVAKLISETGADRDGGELKRSIGIGRLTMIGVGATVGTGIFIVLNEAVPLSGPAVVFSFLLAGLTAALTALCYAELASTIPVSGASYTYSYATMGELIAFLVGACLVLEYGVAAGAVAVGWGEYLNALLGQTTGHQLPEAFAAPPGEGGIVNVPAAVLVALCCTLLVRGAKESATVNAITVIIKLAVLMLFVAVAFTAFDGGNYADFAPFGVSGVGLAASMVFFSYIGMDTVSTAGEEVENPRRTLPLAIFWTVIIVTTVYLLVAVAAVGAQNWTRFEGQDAGLAAILGEVTGSGWPAVALAAGGVVSIFGVTLATIYGQTRILFSMGRDGMLPEAFHKVHPRTKTPVRNTLIVSAFVCVLAAVVPLNVLADITSMGTLVAFTVVSLGVIVLRRTRPDLPRGFRVPGYPVTPILSVLACAYLVYGLSWLTYSLFAGWLTLALIFYFTYSIRHSRLASPDEPDDVTTPTTT; from the coding sequence GTGACCACGACGAATCCACGCGAGACGCTCGCGCAACGCGTCTCCCGTCGCAAACCGGTCGCGAAACTGATCTCCGAGACCGGCGCCGACCGCGACGGCGGGGAGCTCAAGCGCTCGATCGGCATCGGCAGGCTGACGATGATCGGCGTCGGCGCCACCGTCGGCACCGGCATCTTCATCGTGCTCAACGAGGCGGTGCCGCTGTCGGGACCAGCGGTGGTGTTCTCGTTCCTGCTCGCCGGTCTCACCGCCGCACTCACCGCCCTGTGCTACGCGGAGCTGGCCTCGACCATCCCGGTGTCCGGCGCGTCCTACACCTACAGCTACGCCACGATGGGCGAGCTCATCGCGTTCCTCGTCGGGGCGTGCCTGGTCCTCGAATACGGCGTCGCGGCCGGGGCCGTCGCGGTGGGCTGGGGTGAGTACCTCAACGCACTGCTCGGCCAGACCACCGGCCATCAACTCCCCGAAGCGTTCGCGGCTCCTCCCGGCGAGGGCGGCATCGTCAACGTCCCCGCCGCGGTCTTGGTGGCGCTGTGCTGCACGCTGCTGGTGCGCGGTGCGAAGGAATCCGCCACCGTCAACGCGATCACGGTGATCATCAAACTCGCCGTGCTGATGCTGTTCGTCGCGGTGGCCTTCACCGCGTTCGACGGCGGCAACTACGCGGACTTCGCTCCGTTCGGCGTTTCCGGCGTGGGACTGGCGGCGTCGATGGTCTTCTTCTCCTACATCGGCATGGACACCGTCTCCACCGCGGGTGAGGAAGTGGAGAACCCGCGCCGCACTCTCCCGCTGGCCATCTTCTGGACGGTCATCATCGTCACGACCGTGTACCTGCTGGTGGCGGTCGCCGCGGTCGGAGCCCAGAACTGGACCCGTTTCGAGGGCCAGGATGCGGGCCTGGCCGCAATCCTCGGAGAGGTCACCGGCTCCGGCTGGCCCGCGGTCGCACTCGCCGCAGGCGGCGTGGTGTCGATCTTCGGTGTCACGCTGGCCACGATCTACGGGCAGACCCGCATCCTGTTCTCGATGGGCCGCGACGGCATGCTGCCGGAGGCGTTCCACAAGGTGCACCCGCGCACCAAGACCCCGGTACGCAACACCCTGATCGTGTCCGCGTTCGTGTGCGTGCTGGCCGCCGTGGTGCCGTTGAACGTGCTCGCCGACATCACCAGCATGGGCACCCTCGTGGCATTCACCGTGGTCTCGCTCGGTGTCATCGTGCTGCGCAGGACGCGGCCCGACCTGCCGCGCGGTTTCCGGGTGCCTGGTTACCCGGTGACTCCGATCCTGAGCGTGCTCGCCTGCGCGTACCTGGTGTACGGCCTGTCGTGGCTGACCTACAGCTTGTTCGCAGGCTGGCTGACGTTGGCGCTGATCTTCTACTTCACCTACTCGATCCGGCACTCCCGGCTGGCCTCCCCGGACGAGCCCGACGACGTCACGACGCCGACGACGACGTGA
- a CDS encoding maleylpyruvate isomerase family mycothiol-dependent enzyme has product MNSPEHTVQERLAWAREGADLFFTNLDRLDDTDFRRETALTGWTFAHLVGHVGYNAVALGRLTHWARTGVETPMYASTDDRDNEIEHGATLAADVLRHQARATDQALLSELETLPDDAWSTQVVTAQGRPVAATEIPWMRCREVWVHAVDLGTDAEFTDFPASLLDALLTDVTGMWTRRAQSPAIRFAPTDRDRTWEVVLDDAEVVEVTGSMAELTRFATGRGSAGVRTSDGGPLPTPGRWL; this is encoded by the coding sequence ATGAACTCACCGGAGCACACCGTCCAGGAACGTCTCGCGTGGGCGCGAGAAGGCGCGGACCTGTTCTTCACTAACCTCGACCGGCTCGACGACACGGACTTCCGCCGCGAGACGGCGCTGACCGGGTGGACCTTCGCTCATCTCGTCGGCCACGTCGGGTACAACGCCGTCGCTCTCGGGCGACTGACGCACTGGGCGCGCACCGGCGTCGAGACCCCGATGTACGCGAGCACCGACGACCGCGACAACGAGATCGAGCACGGGGCCACGCTCGCCGCCGACGTGCTGCGCCATCAGGCGCGTGCCACCGACCAGGCGCTGCTGTCCGAACTGGAGACCCTGCCGGACGACGCATGGTCCACGCAGGTCGTCACCGCGCAGGGCAGGCCGGTGGCGGCGACCGAGATCCCGTGGATGCGGTGCCGCGAAGTGTGGGTGCATGCGGTCGACCTGGGAACCGACGCCGAGTTCACCGACTTCCCCGCGTCGCTGCTGGACGCGTTGCTCACCGACGTCACCGGCATGTGGACTCGCCGGGCGCAGTCGCCGGCGATCCGGTTCGCCCCCACCGACCGCGACCGCACGTGGGAGGTCGTGCTCGATGACGCGGAGGTCGTGGAGGTGACCGGTTCGATGGCAGAGCTCACCCGGTTCGCCACCGGGCGCGGTAGTGCCGGGGTGCGCACGAGCGACGGTGGGCCGCTGCCGACGCCGGGCCGCTGGCTGTGA
- a CDS encoding MarR family winged helix-turn-helix transcriptional regulator: MAPDPHTDDDEIVTWWGLVIEGYHLTQDQLMREIDERVGLAPGAFDILLRLVRSPDHRMPMTRLAREAALSSGGFTKVADRLCRADLIHRQRCDVDRRVTYAVLTEHGVGVADQARQVCAEVLRRRVLEPLGTGASQELAEAMRTLRTANGES; the protein is encoded by the coding sequence GTGGCACCCGACCCGCACACCGACGACGACGAGATCGTCACGTGGTGGGGCCTGGTCATCGAGGGCTACCACCTCACGCAGGACCAGCTCATGCGCGAGATCGACGAACGCGTGGGCCTCGCACCGGGCGCGTTCGACATCCTGCTGCGCCTCGTCCGCTCCCCCGACCACCGGATGCCGATGACCCGTCTCGCGCGGGAAGCCGCACTGAGCAGCGGCGGGTTCACCAAGGTCGCCGACCGCCTCTGCCGGGCCGACCTCATCCACAGGCAACGCTGCGACGTCGACCGGCGCGTGACCTACGCCGTGCTCACCGAACACGGCGTCGGGGTCGCCGACCAGGCGCGACAGGTGTGTGCGGAAGTACTGCGCCGCCGGGTGCTGGAACCCCTCGGCACGGGCGCCTCCCAGGAACTCGCCGAGGCCATGCGCACCCTGCGCACGGCCAACGGCGAGTCGTGA
- the wrbA gene encoding NAD(P)H:quinone oxidoreductase, which yields MTAPVKLSVVYYSSTGINTELARIIAAEAEAAGAEVRLRRVAELAPDAAIDANPAWRENVEATRALPEATPDDIVWADAVIFGSPTRYGNVAAQLKQFIDTLGPQWQQGLLADKVYSGFASSATQHGGQESTLLALYNTIHHFGGIIASPGYTDPSKFVDGNPYGTSHVDAQGQNKIGDETRTAASVQAHRVVRVAAALKNAA from the coding sequence ATGACCGCCCCCGTCAAGCTCAGCGTCGTCTACTACTCGTCGACCGGGATCAACACCGAGCTCGCCAGGATCATCGCGGCCGAGGCGGAAGCCGCGGGCGCCGAGGTTCGGCTGCGCCGGGTCGCCGAACTCGCCCCCGACGCTGCGATCGACGCCAACCCCGCGTGGCGGGAGAACGTCGAGGCCACGCGGGCGCTGCCGGAGGCGACGCCCGACGACATCGTCTGGGCCGACGCGGTGATCTTCGGTTCGCCCACCCGCTACGGCAACGTCGCCGCGCAGCTCAAGCAGTTCATCGACACGCTCGGCCCGCAGTGGCAGCAGGGTCTGCTGGCCGACAAGGTCTACAGCGGGTTCGCCTCCAGCGCCACGCAGCACGGTGGCCAGGAGTCCACGTTGCTCGCGCTCTACAACACCATCCACCACTTCGGCGGCATCATCGCCAGCCCCGGCTACACCGACCCGTCGAAGTTCGTCGACGGCAACCCGTACGGAACCAGCCACGTCGACGCGCAGGGCCAGAACAAGATCGGCGACGAGACCCGCACCGCCGCGAGTGTGCAGGCCCACCGAGTGGTCCGCGTGGCCGCCGCCCTGAAGAACGCCGCCTGA
- a CDS encoding alkaline phosphatase D family protein: protein MTTLVLGPVLRYVDDTSATVWVETDRDCLVEILGSTAHTFHAGGHHFALVRIRGLEPGTTRPYEVRLDGEKVWPLPHDPRPPCQISTVPTGPESSLRLLFGSCRFGASEDPKQDAALGPDALADFVDELTSGSHTRWPDAMLLLGDQVYADETTPQVRRDLARKRDLNEPPGHEVADFEEYTLLYRHAWREPYLRWLLSTVPSMMIFDDHDVRDDWNTSGAWRAQMAREPWWRERLLGGLASYWIYQHIGNLDPDTLDRDETFQHVLEQGRDGDALPILRELAAAADDEHDAMHDVRWSYRRDLGPARLLVLDTRGGRVLDTGRRSMLSDVDFDWAEQELQTTPEHVVVGSSLPWLLPTGIHHLQEWDEAIAARGGRLGRLGEKIRQELDLEHWAAFRGSFDRFTDLLRRTARRTDPPATITVLSGDVHHSYLADPDCGGARCRVTQVVSSPLHNETPLAFTPALRLAWTDPIIAVLRRVARWAGVRALPVHWRKSAGPYFGNAVGLLDLDRESASVALRVVDHSTGRLTRGTRRRLSSTRTPTS, encoded by the coding sequence GTGACCACGCTCGTGCTGGGGCCCGTACTCCGTTATGTCGACGACACGTCGGCGACCGTCTGGGTGGAGACCGACCGAGACTGCCTCGTCGAGATTCTCGGCTCGACGGCACACACGTTCCACGCGGGAGGCCACCATTTCGCCCTGGTCCGCATCCGCGGGCTCGAGCCAGGCACGACCAGGCCCTACGAGGTCCGGCTGGACGGCGAGAAGGTCTGGCCACTGCCCCACGACCCGCGGCCGCCTTGCCAGATCAGCACGGTGCCCACCGGGCCCGAGAGTTCACTACGGCTGCTGTTCGGCTCGTGCCGCTTCGGCGCCTCCGAAGATCCGAAGCAGGACGCTGCGCTCGGACCGGACGCGCTCGCCGATTTCGTCGACGAACTCACGAGCGGTTCACACACGCGGTGGCCGGACGCGATGCTGCTGCTCGGCGACCAGGTCTACGCCGACGAGACGACGCCGCAGGTGCGGCGGGATCTCGCACGCAAGCGCGACCTGAACGAACCCCCCGGCCACGAAGTCGCCGACTTCGAGGAGTACACGCTGCTGTACCGGCACGCGTGGCGGGAACCGTACCTGCGGTGGCTGCTGTCCACCGTGCCCAGCATGATGATCTTCGACGACCACGACGTACGCGACGACTGGAACACCTCAGGCGCGTGGCGCGCGCAGATGGCGCGCGAGCCGTGGTGGCGCGAGCGGCTGCTCGGCGGGCTCGCCTCGTACTGGATCTACCAGCACATCGGCAATCTCGACCCCGACACCCTCGACCGGGACGAGACGTTCCAGCACGTGCTCGAACAGGGACGCGACGGCGACGCCCTGCCGATCCTGCGCGAGCTCGCGGCCGCCGCCGACGACGAACACGACGCGATGCACGACGTCCGCTGGAGCTACCGCCGCGATCTCGGCCCCGCGCGACTGCTCGTCCTCGACACCCGAGGCGGACGCGTTCTCGACACCGGACGTCGCTCGATGCTCTCCGACGTCGACTTCGACTGGGCCGAACAGGAGCTGCAGACGACACCCGAGCACGTGGTCGTCGGCTCCTCGCTGCCGTGGTTGCTACCGACCGGGATCCACCACCTCCAGGAGTGGGACGAGGCGATCGCGGCACGCGGCGGGCGACTGGGCAGGCTGGGCGAGAAGATCCGCCAGGAACTGGACCTGGAGCACTGGGCGGCGTTCCGCGGCTCCTTCGACCGGTTCACCGATCTACTGCGCCGTACCGCGCGCCGAACCGACCCGCCCGCGACGATCACCGTGCTCTCCGGCGACGTGCACCATAGCTACCTCGCCGATCCCGACTGCGGCGGTGCGCGCTGCCGGGTCACGCAGGTGGTGAGCTCCCCGCTGCACAACGAGACGCCGCTGGCGTTCACGCCTGCGCTGCGCCTGGCGTGGACGGATCCGATCATCGCCGTGTTGCGCAGGGTGGCCCGATGGGCGGGAGTGCGCGCCTTGCCGGTGCACTGGCGCAAATCCGCGGGCCCCTACTTCGGCAACGCCGTCGGGCTGCTCGACCTCGACCGGGAGTCCGCGTCGGTGGCCCTGCGCGTCGTCGATCACTCCACCGGGCGGCTCACCCGAGGTACTCGACGCCGGCTCAGCTCCACCCGCACTCCGACGTCGTGA
- a CDS encoding SGNH/GDSL hydrolase family protein, producing the protein MRQVRLVSWAAALALAGTGLATPAFAAEAGTAGTAAAENYAALGDSYSSGVGTREYFDDSGSCLRSPRAYPQLWADAHAPASFEFVACSGATTADVNSNQLDALDTDTSFVTISVGGNDIGFADTIQDCLLGTDDMCLDSVAEGEALMREELPGALASTYDGISAAAPNASVLVLGYPRLNELGDCGIPGYTEVKRKRLNEASDLLSGVIADAASAAGFTYADVRSAFDGHGVCAGTEWINGPSNPVQESFHPNVDGQAHGYLPALG; encoded by the coding sequence ATGCGTCAGGTCCGACTCGTCAGCTGGGCCGCCGCCCTCGCGCTCGCGGGCACCGGCCTCGCCACTCCCGCGTTCGCCGCCGAGGCCGGTACGGCCGGGACCGCGGCAGCCGAGAACTACGCCGCGCTCGGTGACTCCTACTCCTCGGGGGTGGGCACCCGCGAGTACTTCGACGACAGCGGGAGCTGCCTGCGCAGCCCGCGTGCGTATCCGCAGCTGTGGGCCGACGCCCACGCCCCCGCCTCGTTCGAGTTCGTCGCCTGCTCCGGCGCGACGACCGCCGACGTCAACTCCAACCAGCTGGACGCGCTCGACACCGACACCAGTTTCGTCACGATTTCGGTCGGTGGCAACGACATCGGTTTCGCCGACACCATCCAGGACTGCCTGCTCGGAACCGACGACATGTGCCTCGATTCCGTGGCCGAAGGCGAAGCCTTGATGCGCGAGGAGTTGCCCGGCGCGCTCGCGAGCACCTACGACGGGATCAGCGCGGCGGCGCCGAACGCCTCCGTCCTCGTGCTCGGCTACCCGCGGCTCAACGAGCTCGGCGACTGCGGCATCCCCGGTTACACCGAGGTCAAACGTAAGCGCCTCAACGAAGCGTCCGACCTGCTCTCCGGCGTGATCGCCGACGCGGCGAGCGCGGCCGGGTTCACCTACGCCGACGTGCGGTCTGCGTTCGACGGGCACGGTGTGTGTGCCGGCACCGAGTGGATCAACGGCCCGAGCAACCCCGTGCAGGAGTCGTTTCACCCCAACGTCGACGGGCAGGCCCACGGATACCTGCCTGCGCTCGGCTGA
- a CDS encoding 4-hydroxybenzoate 3-monooxygenase, with product MRTRVAIIGAGPAGLLLARLLHRSGIESVILESRTREHVERRQRAGILEQSTVDVLRACGAGERMDREGMEHDGIELRFDRTAHRIDMAELTGGRSVMVYAQTEVVRDLIALRQQEGGALYFEAEALSVDGADTDEPSVRFRHDGVETTLYADYVVGADGFHGVARASIPAERLRVYERAYPYAWLGILASVPPSCDELIYASHERGFALHSMRSSEVSRLYLQVPPGTDAADWTDEQIWDELEARFAVNGDWKLERGPITEKSVTPMRSFVAEPMRHGRLLLAGDAAHIVPPTGAKGLNLAVSDVTLLAEALAEVFNAGNDALLDAYSDLALRRVWRGEHFAYFMTTLLHTEPGADAFTRRLQSAHLDYVGRSRAAAQSLAENYAGLPLDAFREGAASDG from the coding sequence ATGCGAACCCGAGTGGCGATCATCGGCGCGGGCCCGGCGGGATTGCTGTTGGCCCGGTTGCTGCACCGATCGGGCATCGAGTCGGTGATCCTGGAGTCCCGGACTCGGGAGCATGTCGAGCGCAGACAGCGCGCGGGCATCCTCGAACAGTCCACGGTCGACGTGCTGCGAGCCTGCGGTGCCGGTGAGCGCATGGACCGTGAAGGAATGGAGCACGACGGCATCGAGCTGCGCTTCGACCGGACGGCGCACCGCATCGACATGGCCGAACTCACCGGTGGGCGCTCGGTGATGGTCTACGCGCAGACCGAGGTCGTGCGCGACCTGATCGCGCTGCGTCAGCAGGAGGGCGGTGCGCTGTACTTCGAGGCCGAGGCCCTGTCGGTGGACGGCGCCGACACCGACGAGCCGAGCGTCCGCTTCCGTCACGACGGGGTGGAGACGACGCTCTACGCCGACTACGTGGTCGGCGCCGACGGTTTCCACGGCGTCGCGCGAGCCTCGATCCCGGCGGAGCGGCTGCGGGTATACGAGCGGGCGTACCCGTACGCGTGGCTGGGCATCCTCGCTTCGGTCCCGCCGTCGTGCGACGAACTCATCTACGCGAGCCACGAACGCGGCTTCGCGCTGCACAGCATGCGTTCCTCCGAGGTCAGCAGGCTGTACCTGCAGGTGCCGCCGGGCACGGATGCGGCGGACTGGACCGACGAGCAGATCTGGGACGAGCTCGAGGCCCGGTTCGCGGTGAACGGGGACTGGAAGCTCGAGCGCGGCCCGATCACCGAGAAGAGCGTCACCCCCATGCGCAGTTTCGTCGCGGAGCCGATGCGGCACGGTCGCCTGCTGTTGGCCGGCGACGCCGCGCACATCGTGCCGCCGACCGGGGCGAAGGGCCTCAACCTCGCGGTCTCCGACGTGACGCTGCTGGCCGAGGCGCTGGCCGAGGTGTTCAACGCCGGGAACGACGCGTTGCTCGACGCCTACTCGGACCTGGCGTTGCGCCGGGTGTGGCGTGGGGAGCACTTCGCGTACTTCATGACGACGCTGCTGCACACCGAACCGGGGGCCGACGCGTTCACGCGGCGGTTGCAGTCCGCGCACCTCGACTACGTGGGACGTTCGCGGGCGGCGGCGCAGTCACTCGCCGAGAACTACGCGGGCCTGCCGCTGGATGCCTTCCGCGAGGGAGCCGCCTCCGACGGCTGA
- a CDS encoding M28 family metallopeptidase, protein MRTRTLLAGAATVVVATGMAVPAAVVAAPSPDYSAPAAMTHLQELDRIAAENGGNRAVGTPGYEAALDYVQQQLDQAGFVTTRQEFTYGGTTTWNLLAETEGGNADNTVVVGAHLDGVESGHGINDNGSGSAAVLNSALQYAESGAEPANKLRFAFWGAEEVGLVGSTHYVDTLSQQERDQIAMYLNYDMVGSNNAGYFTYDGDDSDGVGAGPGPDGSAEIEQALNDALSGAGVEPDGTDFDGRSDYGPFIEVGIPSGGIFTGAEGRMTQEQAQKWNGRAGEPYDACYHQACDDLDNLNNEAFEKNSQVISSTVADFAAQLPIPQS, encoded by the coding sequence ATGCGGACACGCACTTTGCTCGCCGGAGCCGCCACCGTCGTGGTGGCCACCGGCATGGCCGTCCCGGCCGCCGTCGTCGCGGCCCCGTCCCCTGACTACTCCGCCCCCGCAGCGATGACGCACCTGCAGGAGCTGGACCGCATCGCCGCCGAGAACGGCGGAAATCGCGCCGTGGGCACGCCCGGCTACGAGGCGGCACTGGACTACGTGCAGCAGCAACTCGACCAAGCCGGTTTCGTGACCACCCGCCAGGAGTTCACCTACGGCGGGACGACGACCTGGAACCTGCTGGCCGAGACCGAAGGCGGGAACGCCGACAACACCGTCGTGGTCGGTGCGCACCTCGACGGCGTCGAGAGCGGCCACGGCATCAACGACAACGGTTCCGGTTCGGCGGCGGTGCTCAACTCGGCGCTGCAGTACGCCGAGAGCGGCGCCGAACCCGCCAACAAGCTCCGGTTCGCTTTCTGGGGCGCCGAGGAGGTCGGGCTGGTCGGTTCGACGCACTACGTCGACACCCTCTCGCAGCAGGAGCGCGACCAGATCGCCATGTACCTCAACTACGACATGGTCGGCTCGAACAACGCCGGGTACTTCACCTACGACGGCGACGACTCCGACGGGGTCGGTGCGGGTCCGGGCCCGGACGGTTCCGCGGAGATCGAGCAGGCGCTCAACGACGCGCTCTCGGGTGCGGGTGTCGAGCCGGACGGGACGGACTTCGACGGCCGCTCCGACTACGGCCCGTTCATCGAGGTGGGCATCCCGTCGGGCGGCATCTTCACCGGCGCCGAGGGCAGGATGACCCAGGAACAGGCGCAGAAGTGGAACGGTCGCGCGGGCGAACCCTACGATGCGTGCTACCACCAGGCCTGTGACGATCTCGACAACCTCAACAACGAAGCGTTCGAGAAGAACTCCCAGGTGATCTCCTCGACGGTGGCGGACTTCGCCGCGCAGCTGCCCATTCCCCAGTCCTGA